A DNA window from Arachis hypogaea cultivar Tifrunner chromosome 18, arahy.Tifrunner.gnm2.J5K5, whole genome shotgun sequence contains the following coding sequences:
- the LOC140181460 gene encoding protein FAR1-RELATED SEQUENCE 5-like, which translates to MFRDCMLGDYEVRTFQRKWFEIVEKFGVADKRWVQDMYERRHSWATTHIRGKFFAEFRTTSRCEGLHAVISRYVKSRYSYTEFLRHFHRCLMFVRAKEVEADFECAKGDPVMTTNLKQLERSAAENYTRAIFYLFVPILDRACAMRVVDSEDNGSYFIHTVSRYGTPGKDWRVVATSDTREVRCTCMRMECFGVPCEHIIVVLVLNNVHEISWSLILPRWTKDAKLVAVQSMGMIWDSVQLTQHWCLMDWYRKV; encoded by the coding sequence ATGTTTAGGGATTGCATGCTTGGAGACTACGAGGTCCGAACATTCCAGAGAAAGTGGTTTGAGATAGTTGAGAAATTTGGCGTCGCCGATAAAAGATGGGTACAGGACATGTACGAGAGAAGGCACAGTTGGGCCACAACACACATACGGGGAAAGTTCTTTGCTGAATTTCGAACAACATCAAGGTGCGAGGGCTTGCACGCTGTGATATCACGGTATGTTAAGTCTCGATACAGCTACACTGAGTTTTTACGTCATTTCCATCGATGCTTGATGTTCGTGCGTGCAAAGGAGGTGGAGGCTGATTTTGAGTGTGCAAAGGGTGACCCTGTTATGACCACCAACCTGAAACAGCTGGAGCGGAGTGCAGCCGAGAACTACACTCGTGCAATATTCTATTTGTTTGTTCCCATTCTTGACAGGGCCTGCGCAATGAGGGTGGTTGACTCTGAAGACAACGGTTCCTATTTTATCCACACCGTCTCTCGATACGGCACTCCGGGGAAGGATTGGCGTGTTGTTGCAACGTCTGATACGAGGGAGGTCCGATGCACGTGCATGAGAATGGAATGTTTTGGGGTCCCCTGCGAACATATAATTGTGGTGCTTGTTCTTAACAATGTTCATGAGATCTCGTGGTCTCTGATATTGCCGAGATGGACCAAGGATGCAAAACTTGTGGCGGTGCAGTCGATGGGCATGATTTGGGATTCTGTACAACTGACGCAACACTGGTGCCTGATGGATTGGTACCGGAAAGTGTGA
- the LOC140181459 gene encoding protein FAR1-RELATED SEQUENCE 5-like: protein MPNRQKRPRAETRCGCPARMLLRVDDESGRWHVAYFSDAHNHHVLELRFSSMLPGHRRMSEADIEQMNDMRKGGIGVSRIHGFMASLAGGYHNVLYTTRDMHNVNAKQRREGGLDAESCQRYLRECKTNDPALYYKEVVDGEGVLQHLFWCDGTSQIDYQVFGDMVASDAMYKKNVYLSPLVVFSGVNHHNQMVVFATALVADEKEETYVWLLQQLQTSMKRKAPVSIITDGDRQMKSAIEQVFLEAHH from the coding sequence ATGCCTAACCGGCAAAAGAGGCCGAGGGCCGAGACACGTTGTGGATGCCCTGCAAGGATGCTACTCCGCGTGGACGATGAATCAGGACGTTGGCACGTTGCGTACTTTTCAGACGCGCATAACCACCACGTTCTTGAGTTGCGATTTTCTTCCATGCTTCCAGGCCATCGGAGGATGAGCGAAGCGGACATCGAGCAGATGAACGACATGCGCAAAGGGGGCATTGGCGTCTCCCGAATCCACGGTTTTATGGCGAGCCTAGCCGGCGGGTATCATAATGTCCTGTACACAACAAGGGACATGCACAATGTAAATGCGAAGCAACGAAGGGAGGGTGGCCTAGATGCGGAATCGTGCCAAAGGTATCTCCGAGAGTGCAAGACAAATGATCCAGCACTGTACTACAAGGAAGTTGTTGACGGTGAGGGCGTGTTGCAACATTTGTTTTGGTGTGACGGCACCAGCCAAATTGATTACCAGGTGTTTGGAGACATGGTTGCATCTGATGCAATGTACAAGAAAAACGTTTACCTTTCACCTCTTGTAGTATTCTCCGGTGTGAATCACCACAACCAAATGGTTGTCTTTGCCACTGCACTGGTGGCAGACGAGAAAGAAGAGACCTATGTCTGGCTGCTTCAACAGTTGCAAACTTCAATGAAAAGGAAGGCTCCCGTGTCCATAATAACCGACGGTGACAGGCAAATGAAGTCTGCGATCGAGCAAGTTTTTCTGGAGGCTCACCATTGA